The nucleotide window CAGGAGCTGCCCAATTACCAGGTCTTCGATGAGCGGCGTTACTTCGTGCCGGGCGATGCGCCTTGCGTGTTCACAGTCGAGGGCGTACGCGTGGGTCTGCTGATCTGCGAGGACGCGTGGTTTGCCGCCCCCGCGCGGCGTGCGGCCGCTGCGGGCGCCGAAGTGCTGGCCGTCATCAATGCCTCGCCTTTCCATCTGGGCAAGAGTGGCGACCGCGAGGCCGTCATGCGCGAGCGGGTGCGGGAGACGGGGTTGCCCCTGGTCTACGCCCATCTTGTCGGGGGGCAGGACGAGGTGGTGTTTGAAGGTCGCTCGTTTGCGCTGCAGGCTGACGGTGCACTCGCCGGACGTGGGCCTGGTTTTCAAGAAAAACTGCTGTTTTGCAAGGCACAGCAAGCGCAAGGTGCTCTCAAAATAGAAGCGGACGTTGCCCCGATGGGCACGCCCGAAGCCGATCTGTGGAACGCGCTGGTGCTGGCCGTGCGTGACTACGTGGGCAAGAACGGTTTTCCGGGGGTGCTCCTGGGGCTGTCCGGGGGCATCGATTCAGCGCTGGTGCTGGCCATCGCCGTCGATGCACTGGGGGCGGACAAGGTGCGCGCGGTGATGATGCCGTCACCCTATACCGCCGACATCAGCTGGATCGACGCGCGCGACATGGCGGCGCGTATGGGAGTGCGGTACGAGGAGATCGCCATAGCCCCTCCCTTCGAGACTTTCAAGGCGGCACTGGCGCCCGCGTTCGCCGGCCGGCCCGAGGACACGGCCGAGGAAAACCTGCAGGCCCGCATCCGGGGCACCCTGCTCATGGCCTTGTCGAACAAGTTTGGCGCCGTCGTGCTGACCACGGGCAACAAGAGCGAAATGGCCACGGGCTACTGCACGCTCTATGGTGACATGGCGGGCGGCTTCGCTGTCATCAAGGACGTTGCCAAGACCCGGGTGTTCGCGCTGGCGCGCTGGCGCAATGCCCACGACCCGTATGGCACTTGCGCCAACCCGATTCCGGAGCGCATCATCACGCGGCCACCCAGCGCCGAACTGCGCCCGGACCAGAAAGACCAGGACAGTTTGCCGCCTTATGAGGTGCTGGATGCGATCCTGGCCCGGTACATGGAAAATGACGAACCGCTGGAGGCCATCGTTGCCGCAGGTTATGACCGGGCCGACGTGGACCGTGTCACCCGCCTGATCCGGCTCAATGAATACAAGCGCCGCCAGGCCCCCATCGGGCCGCGCGTGACCCGCCGCGGCTTCGGCAAGGACTGGCGCTACCCCATCACGAACCGTTTCCGTGCCTGATTCCAATTCCAGATCAATCGATTGCTTTGTCGGCTTCGTTTGCCGTGCGTTAGCACTGTCTGCGCTTCGCCTTCGCGTGCTCGATCGATCTGGAAATGGAATGAGACGGTTCCCACCGAATCGATAGTTCCAAGGATTGCCCCATCATGAAAATGATCACTGCCGTTATCAAGCCCTTCAAGCTCGAGGAGGTACGCGAGGCCCTGGCCGAGTGCGGCGTCAACGGCCTTACCGTTACCGAGGTGAAGGGCTTTGGCCGCCAGAAGGGGCACACCGAGCTGTACCGTGGCGCCGAGTACGTGGTGGACTTCCTGCCCAAGGTGAAGGTCGAAGTCGTCGTGCGCAGCGAGGATGCGGATCGCTGCGTCGATGCCATCGTGAGTGTGGCCAGCACCGGCAAGATCGGCGACGGCAAGATCTTCGTCACCCCTGTGGAGCGCGTGGTGCGCATCCGCACTGGGGAACTGGACGACGCCGCTATCTGACTCAGATCACCGCGCGCAGCGGGGCTTGTTGCTTGGCGGAGCCCGCCGCCTCGACCAGATCGCGCAGCAAGGCGGCGCAGTCGTCGTTCATCTGCACA belongs to Acidovorax sp. YS12 and includes:
- a CDS encoding NAD+ synthase, coding for MTLSICTAQLNFVVGDLPGNAQKIIAAAHEAHAAGARLLLTPELALCGYAAEDLYLRPAFLAACEDAVQQVARETAELQGMAIVLGHPQRRAQGGLCHNAASVLRHGVVEQTYAKQELPNYQVFDERRYFVPGDAPCVFTVEGVRVGLLICEDAWFAAPARRAAAAGAEVLAVINASPFHLGKSGDREAVMRERVRETGLPLVYAHLVGGQDEVVFEGRSFALQADGALAGRGPGFQEKLLFCKAQQAQGALKIEADVAPMGTPEADLWNALVLAVRDYVGKNGFPGVLLGLSGGIDSALVLAIAVDALGADKVRAVMMPSPYTADISWIDARDMAARMGVRYEEIAIAPPFETFKAALAPAFAGRPEDTAEENLQARIRGTLLMALSNKFGAVVLTTGNKSEMATGYCTLYGDMAGGFAVIKDVAKTRVFALARWRNAHDPYGTCANPIPERIITRPPSAELRPDQKDQDSLPPYEVLDAILARYMENDEPLEAIVAAGYDRADVDRVTRLIRLNEYKRRQAPIGPRVTRRGFGKDWRYPITNRFRA
- a CDS encoding P-II family nitrogen regulator; amino-acid sequence: MKMITAVIKPFKLEEVREALAECGVNGLTVTEVKGFGRQKGHTELYRGAEYVVDFLPKVKVEVVVRSEDADRCVDAIVSVASTGKIGDGKIFVTPVERVVRIRTGELDDAAI